GGCTCGTTCGCGGCGGCCATGGAGCGGACGCCCGGCGAGATCGCGTTCGTCTCCAGCTCAGGAGAGCCGGCCTGGATCCTGGAGCCCCCGTTCGCCGCATGGTGGATCTTCCTGCACCCGGCACAGAGAAAGATCGCATACTGACGTCCGTCGACCCGACCACGCGGGACCCGGCCGAAGGTCGGCCGGGATACCGCGACACGGCTACATCAGTCGTCCACCGCGACGACCCTGACCGTTCGTGCCGAACCGCCTTTGAGCCTATGGTCCTCGCCCACGGAAGCCGCAGTGAGGAATTGTCCGAGTTCGGCGAAAGGAGACACTCGTTCGTAGCCGTCGAGTTCGACCGCGGAAACGACGACCGTCCCCTCTTCTCCATCGGGGTGGCGGATGCGCACGAGGCTGCCCGGTGTGACCAGGCCGCATCCGGCGGGGCGGCTCTTCAGGCGAGGCCAGCCGCGCATGGAGTACAGGTCACGACGCCGGACGCCCAACTGATCCCGATAGGGCTCGACGTTCTCGTCTCGAGCGCTCGAACCGATGGAACGAGTGCTTCGGAGCCTGTTCTCGATCGCCCTGATCTCGGCCCGGACCCGCTCGACCGCGTTGGCCGTCAGAAACGCCCCCGCACGAACGCATGCCTCGCCTCGGAAGGACAGGCCGTGGCGTCGCGCGAAACCTCTCAGGCTCTCCCTTACCGTGGAGTGCTCCAATTCGTCGGCGTCCATCCGATAACCGCCGAGCCGATAGTCGAACTGAACTAGCCCGCTGGTTATCCGTCGTAGCTCTCTGTTGAACTCGGGATTCTTGGGAAAACGGATGACGAGGCTGTTCCCTGCGAGCCGAATCGAGTTGTCCGTCGTCACATACACCGCCCATGCCATAGAGATGAGCAACATCATCGGCATGCACGGCATGATCCGCAATACGATTTAATAAGAGTCTGCCGACCCGCGGGGATATCGGCTGGACCATACGAGCAGGGGCATGCCGGTCCGTTTTCGACTCTCCTGCGGCAGGCACACCGCGAGGACGCACAGTCCAGGGCTGGCCGTCCCAGGACAGAATGAGCTGGGTCATGGCCGAACGGTGCCTGCTTCAGCAGCCGCTCACATTTTCGGTTGTCCGAATCGGCGGACGTTTTTCGAAAGCCGCACAACTCGCGAATCTCACCGCGGACCCAAAAGTTCACCGGCTACTCGCATACCCACCGACCGAGTTTTCCGGGATCGGCCCTGCCCGCATAGGGCGGAGCCGCCGCCGGCAACTCGTTCATCCGTACGACGATCGTCAGATCCGATCGAGCAGGTGACCGAAGACGGTGAGGCCCACGCACTCCAGCGAGTATCCGTACGGGATCTCGTTCTCACCGGTGTTCACGGATTTGGGAAACGTCCGCATGTTGGAGCTGTGGAAGAACTTCTCGGGGAGGGTCACTCCTGAGACCGTACGTATGTCGTCCAGCCTTACCCAGGGCGGCACGATCACGGCGATGGTCTGCCGCCGGAGCCTCTTGCGGTCGAGGTAGACGACCCGGTGTCGGCCGGGATGGACAAGTTCAAGTTTGCTCTTGGTGGCATGCGAGGGCTGGAAGCCGTGCTCACCCGCCAGGGCCACCAGGCGTTCCTCCAGATCGTTCGCCCACGTACCAACGCCCGAGTCAGGCCAGGGGACGGGAAGGAAGCGAAGTGACGCGGTGGGAGGGATCGACTCGATCATGATCGGACTCTACGACGTCCCGTCGGAACGCGCGCCGCCAAGGTGGCCGGGCCACCTGCCACGGCTGGTTGAACTCGTGGTGTCGCAGGGGCCGACTGTGACTTAGCACTTCATCTGGCAAGTGAGCGGTTCACCTGGTGGGCTGAGCGCTCTGGTCGGCGAGCTGAGCATTGCGGCCGGTGAGCGAGTTGATCTCTGTTTGGCGATGGTGCGGATGTTGTCGCGGAGCGGGTGCATAGGATCGTCGGCATGGCACTGCGACCTGTTCAGGTGAACATAAAGGCTCTTGATGCCTCGGCGGTCGGCCGGTTCTGGGCGGAGGCCCTCGGCTGGAGTGCTTACAGCCCCGGCGTGACCACCTACGTCGGACCCGTCGGCGGCCTCGTCTGGCCGGACCCGGTCGCCGTCTGCATCGACGTCGTTCCCGTCCCGGAACCCAAGACGACGACAAAGAACCGTGTGCACCTCGATCTCGCCACCACCTCCACGGCCCATCAGGCGGACCTGGTCGCGCGCCTCCAGGCTCTCGGTGCGACGCCCGCCGACGTTGGCCAGGGCGACGTGCCATGGACGGTCCTCGCCGATCCGGAGGGCAACGAGTTCTGCGTGCTGGAGCCTCGGGAGATCTACCGGGACACCGGGCCGATCGCCGCGGTGGTGGTCGACTGCGCCGATCCGCGGGCCATGGCCCGGTTCTGGGGCGAGGCGATCGACTGGCCCCTGCACGAGGTGACCGACGACCAGGCGACGCTGCGCTCCGCCAAGGGTGTCGGCCCGTATCTCGAGTTCCTCCGCACGCCCGGCGTGAAGACCGTGCCAGACCGCGTCCATCTCGACCTGCTGCCGTACCCCGGTGACGACAAAGCAGCGGAGGTGGCCCGGCTGCGGGCTCTGGGCGCCACCGACCTCGACCTCGGCCAGGGCGACGTCCCGTGGACATGCCTGGCCGACCCGGAGGGCCACGAGTTCTGCGTCCTCGCCCCGTCCTGACATGGAACGAGGGCGGTCCGCGGGCGCCGCGGGCGCAGGGACCGGCGTCGCTGCCGAGGCTCAGCCAGAAGCAGTTCACGCAGTTGGAGGCGGACCTGGCCAAGGGTCCGGCCGAGCACGGCTGGGAGGACCGACGATGGACGCTCGCCCGGATCAAGACGTTGATCGGCTGACGCTTTCATCTGGCCTACACGATTCAGGGCGTGCGGAAGCTTCTGGTGCGCAACGGCTGGTCGTGCCAGGTGCCGGCCCGCCGCTGACGTCATCGCCGGCTTCCCCGGCCGGGCCGATTTGACCGGCGCCCGCGTGCTCGCCGAACTCGGCGACGACCGCACCTGCTTCTCCGACGCCCACGCGCTGAAGGCCTACGCCGCATCGGTGCCCATCACCCGCGCTTCGGGCAAGAGCCTGGTCGTCCACCATCGCAAGGTGAAGAATCAGCGCCTGGCCGCCGTCAGCTACGTGTGGTCCTTCGCCTCCCTACGGGCACCAGGTCCCCGAGCGCACTACGACTACCGGCGTGCCGAGGGCGACCGGCACTCCAGCGCGCCGCGCAACACCTTCGATCGGATGCTCGGCTGCCTGTTCCACTGCCTGCACAACCGCAAGACCTACGACGAGTCAGCCGCCTTCCCCCATCGTCGATCGATGCGGCTCAGCCACGCGTCCTGAGCATCGGCCAACCGCTCTACCAGCGGTATCGGAACGGTGCCTGTCAAACTGGGTGACACAGGTCAGGCTGCAGCGTTCTGTGCTGATTGCTCCGTTTCGATCTTGGCTTCTGGCTGGTTGATCCAGGCACGTTCGGGTAGTCGGGGCGGGGTGGGCATGCGTCGGAACCGCTCGGGGTTGGCGGCGTAGGCGGCGGCCAGGACCCGGGCGCGCTCGGTCTGGACCTGGCCGACGGTGTCGTGGTGGACCGAGGCCGGCGTGTGCAGAGCGATCCCCGAATGCCGGTGCTCGTTGTTGTAATAGGTGAAGAACCGCCGGCAGAACTGGCGGGCGTCCTGGATGGACCCGAAGCGTCCGGGAAACGCCGGGCAGTACTTCAACGTCCGGAAGTTCGCCTCCGAATAGGGATTATCGTTCGATACCTTCGGCCGGGAATGTGACTGGTCGATCTTCAAGTCGGTGAGGAGCTGGCCGACGGTTTTCGATGTCATCGGGGTACCCCGGTCGGAATGGATCGTCTTCGGCGTCGATCCGCCGTTCCGCTCGATGGCATTCTTGATGAACCGTTTTGCGAGGTGGGCGTTCTCGGCGGGCCAGGTCTCCCAGTGCACGACGTACCGCGAGTAGATATCGATCATCACGTACAGGTTGTAGACGACCCCCTTTTCGGGTCCTTTCAATTTTGTTATGTCCCACGACCAGACCTGGCCGGGGCCATCGGCGACGAGTTCGGGTTTGACCTTGGCGGGGTGGGTGGCCTGGGCGCGCCGGTCGCCGGTCATGCCCTCGGCACGCAGCAGCCGGTACATGGTGGAGATGCTGCACAGGTAGGTGCCCTCGTCCAGCAGGACCGCCCACACCTGGGCAGGTGCCTTGTCGATGAACCGCCGCGAGTTCAGCGTCTCGATCACCTCGTGCGCCTCTTCTCGCGACAGTTTCGCCGGATGGGCCGGACGCGGCCGCGCCACGGGAGGTCCCGGCCGGGGGTTACGTGATCGGTGCACGGTCGACCGGGATTTCCCGGTAATATCGCAGGCGTATTTCGTGGAAGTCAAGGGCTCGAGTTCGGTGAACGCCCCGTCGATCACTTCCGTGGTTTCGTGTCGGAATCCGCGCTCTCGGAGAGCATTTCCAAGAGCGCGTGTGCTTTTCCCATGATCTCCAGCGCGGCTTCCGTCGTCGCCAGTTTTTTGGTGAGTCTCTCGTTCTGCGCGCGCAGCTTCTCGTTCTCGACCTCGGCGGCCGACTTCGACGGTTTGCGGACCTTCGGGGTCAGTGCCTCCAATGCGCCGTTCTTGCGAGCTTTGCGCCATTCGGTGATGTGCGAGGTCAGTAGCTTTTCCCGGCGCAGAAGCGCGCCCGAGGCGCCGGGCTCGCCGTCGGCCAGCAGCCGGTCGTACTCCTCCAAGATCCGCAGCTTGTAGTCCGCGGTGAACGTCCGGCGCTTGGGCCGGCCGCCGCCCGAGGGCTTCTTGGAGCTGCTCACCTGGACATCATCTCCCGGCTCGGGCTCCAGGTCGGTCAAGCTCAACGTCACGTCAGAAACATCCAGTTCTCGCCCTACTCATGCCATGCAAGGTTAGTTTGTCCTTTTGTGTCACACCAGTCTGACAGGGAGGGGAACGAAGCGGCACGCGAATTCAAGCCCCGCGTCCTCTCCATCACCGCGAACATGGTGGTGCCATGCATCAGCGCTATCCGGTACTACATCCGTAGATTTTGAGGGAGTGGGTCGCCTCGTCGGCGGTAGTGGCTGATCATGGCTTGTGCCTGGTGGTGCCGACGGAAGTTTGACCAGGCCAGGACGTGGTCGATAAGGGCGACGGCGGGCAGGATGAGGCGGGCGAAGACGCGGCGGATTTCGGCGAGGGAGGCCCGGATCAGCCGTACCGGGATCAGTGGGCTCTCTCCCGGAGCGGGTGAGCTTTTCCCGCGGGATCGGCGGGCTCGTCGTCGAGGTGGGCGTGGGTGACGGCGAGGAAGGCCAGCGCGAGCATGACGGTGGTGACGTGCCGGTGCCAGCCGTCCCACCGCCGGACCTGGTACTCGGTGAGGCCGAGCAGGTCCTTGCCGGTCTCGTTGTTCTCTTCGACCTTCCAGCGCATTCCGGCCACTGAGATCAACTCGGGGAGCGGGGTGGCGGTGCGGGCGTGAGCGAGGAAGAACTCCACCTCGCCTGGATCGCTGATGCTGCGCCTGATCAGCAGAGTGTGGGCGTAGCCGTCGGCGGGTTGTTGTTCGGCCAGGGCGATGGCGACGGCGGCCCAGTCATAAAGGCGCATCCCCTTGACGCCCGCCCCGCACGAACGGCGTTCCCACACGCTGTTGTTGCCCATGGCCAGGAGCCGGTCCAGCACATGCCCGACCGGTTCGGCGCCGCCGCGGGCGGCCAGGAGCGGCAGGTCGACCGGCACCGCCATGACGTAGGCGACGCGCTCGGCGTGACAGAACACCCGAAGACCCGGGTCACGGCCGTAGCCGGAGTCGGCGGTGAAGTAGCGGAACGGGGTCGCGGCAGCGATCTCCTCGCCCAGCATGTCGATGACCTGCTGGGGTTTGGTCGCGAAGACGACCTGCTCGGGAACTCCGGCGACCCGGCGGCGCCCGAGATCGCCGGCCCAGGCCTCGGGCAGATACAGGCGGCGGTTGATGAAGGCGTGCCCGGCAGTCGAGGCGTAGGTCAGCATTGGCATGACCTGGCAGTTTTCGATCTGACCGGTCAATCCGCAGTACTGGCGGGCCACTCCGGCCGACCGGTCACCCTTCTTGATCGCGGCGGTGTCGTCGGCGATGAGCACCCCGTCCGGGCGGCCCAGATGCTCCACCACGTAGCCCCGAACGGCATCGCGCAGCAGGTCGGCGTCCCATTGGGCGCGCGACAGCAGATGCTCGATCCGGTTGGAGGTCGGGTGTCCGAGATGATCTGAGAGCTGCCAGGAGTTCTTACGCGGTACATCGGCCAGCAGGCCGCGGACCAGATCACTGAAGACCGCCTTCGGCTCAGGTCGTTTGAACAGCGGGTCGGCGATCCTCGCGGTCAACGCCGACAGCTCGGCATCCCAGGACACGACGTGATCGTAGGTGAGACATAAGGTCACGCGCAGACCATCACCCATCAACCCGCAATTACGCAGGCGAACCACCTAACGATCTACCGATGCAGTACCGGGTGGGCCGTGAGCTGGAAGAACGTTGTCCGCCGCGGCTGCCCGGTATCAGCACGCGGCCTGTTGTCCACCGCAATGGGCCCGATGATGGAGAGTCCGGTCAGGCCGGTCTCCTCGATGACTTCTCGCAGGACAGCCTGTTCCAGGCTTTCATCGGGCCGGACCCCTCCCGCCGGTACTTGAGAACCCGCTTCGGGCATGCCGACGTGATCGAAGACAAGCAGCTCCGGAGCGGATCGATAACGGATGATGTAGGCGGCGACGCGAATTCGCGGGCGAGACATCCCGCCATCATCCCAAAAAGCAATCTTGAAAGCATTTGCCGAAACCAAGGGCTTGACGCTCTACGCAAATCAGATGTCTACATCCCGGGGATTACGCGCACCGGTCCTGTTCGGATGAACACTGCCGATTCCGAAATCAGAATTCCGGAATCAGGCTGCCAACGCGCCTGCCACGTTCGCATGCACCCTGCCAACGGGGTTGTGGAGCATCCAGGACGCAAGGGGAAGCGACGCAGCCCGTACCTGGACGCGACCCCGTCAGACCGAACCGAGATAGCGGGCGTCGATGACGTCGTGGCGGCGCTGGCCGAGATACCAGTCACCGACGCCGCTGGTGTCGATCGCCGCGCGCAGCACGGCAGGTTCCCCGTCGGCCGTCTCGGCGACGACCTCGCCTCTCGGGGAGATGATCATCGTCGGGCAGTGGGTGACCGGATCGGCGACGTTGGCGGACAGCACCCATCGCTGGTTCTCGGCCGCTCGGCTGATCAGGTGGCTGCGCCATACCCCGTACGGCTCGGTGGGGTTGGCGGCATTCGTCAGATACACGAGCATCTGCGCGCCGCAGCGGGCGAGGTGCTGCCACTGCTCGGGGAAGCGGATCTCCCGGCAGAGCTGCGTCCCGACAGTGACCTCTCCCACGGGAAGCGCGAGCCGGTACACGGGAAGGGCGGAGCCTGCGGCCAGCACGCCACGCTCGTTCATCGCCAGGTTGATCTTCCGGTAGGTGTGCCGCTCACCTTGGGGGGTGAAGACGAGGGAGGCGTTCCACCACTGCCCGGCATCGGGGACCAGCGATCCGCAGATCACGTGGACACCGGTTCGCGCGGCCACCTCGGCGAGCCCGGTAACAGCCGCATCCAGCTCGGCTGGATCCAGCAGGGAAAGCGGAGCCAGGTCGGCGCCGTAGCCGGACAGAGCTCCTTCGGGGAAGACCACCAGGTCGTCATCGGCGCAGGCTTCGACCACTCGCGTGATCTCGCGCAGGTTTCCGGGGATGTTCCAGGAGATCGGGATCTGGGCAACGGCTGTGCGCACGAGCATGGGCCAGGAAGGTATCAGGCGGGCGCATCCAGATGATCGCTGGCATCCTCCCGGTGCTCGGCATCGGTCGGATGCGACCATGGGGTGCTGCGCGCCGAAGTTGCAGGGTGAGCTCGAACAACTTCGTCAGACCTATTCTGCTTTCTGCGGCTTGACGCACCGGCTGTCGGCAGGGTTCGGCCGGAACGGACAACCGGGACACTTCGCCAGGCTCCGAAGCGTTTCCGGTCTAGCGTCGGCCACGTGAGAATCTCGCCGGACACCGCACGTCAGACGGAATCACCCGCCCTGGCCGAAGCAGGCGTCACCGCCGCGTTGTGG
This region of Streptosporangium sp. NBC_01495 genomic DNA includes:
- a CDS encoding VOC family protein, encoding MALRPVQVNIKALDASAVGRFWAEALGWSAYSPGVTTYVGPVGGLVWPDPVAVCIDVVPVPEPKTTTKNRVHLDLATTSTAHQADLVARLQALGATPADVGQGDVPWTVLADPEGNEFCVLEPREIYRDTGPIAAVVVDCADPRAMARFWGEAIDWPLHEVTDDQATLRSAKGVGPYLEFLRTPGVKTVPDRVHLDLLPYPGDDKAAEVARLRALGATDLDLGQGDVPWTCLADPEGHEFCVLAPS
- a CDS encoding transposase; translated protein: MAGFPGRADLTGARVLAELGDDRTCFSDAHALKAYAASVPITRASGKSLVVHHRKVKNQRLAAVSYVWSFASLRAPGPRAHYDYRRAEGDRHSSAPRNTFDRMLGCLFHCLHNRKTYDESAAFPHRRSMRLSHAS
- a CDS encoding IS3 family transposase (programmed frameshift), which encodes MTDLEPEPGDDVQVSSSKKPSGGGRPKRRTFTADYKLRILEEYDRLLADGEPGASGALLRREKLLTSHITEWRKARKNGALEALTPKVRKPSKSAAEVENEKLRAQNERLTKKLATTEAALEIMKSTRALGNALRERGFRHETTEVIDGAFTELEPLTSTKYACDITGKSRSTVHRSRNPRPGPPVARPRPAHPAKLSREEAHEVIETLNSRRFIDKAPAQVWAVLLDEGTYLCSISTMYRLLRAEGMTGDRRAQATHPAKVKPELVADGPGQVWSWDITKLKGPEKGVVYNLYVMIDIYSRYVVHWETWPAENAHLAKRFIKNAIERNGGSTPKTIHSDRGTPMTSKTVGQLLTDLKIDQSHSRPKVSNDNPYSEANFRTLKYCPAFPGRFGSIQDARQFCRRFFTYYNNEHRHSGIALHTPASVHHDTVGQVQTERARVLAAAYAANPERFRRMPTPPRLPERAWINQPEAKIETEQSAQNAAA
- a CDS encoding IS701 family transposase is translated as MTLCLTYDHVVSWDAELSALTARIADPLFKRPEPKAVFSDLVRGLLADVPRKNSWQLSDHLGHPTSNRIEHLLSRAQWDADLLRDAVRGYVVEHLGRPDGVLIADDTAAIKKGDRSAGVARQYCGLTGQIENCQVMPMLTYASTAGHAFINRRLYLPEAWAGDLGRRRVAGVPEQVVFATKPQQVIDMLGEEIAAATPFRYFTADSGYGRDPGLRVFCHAERVAYVMAVPVDLPLLAARGGAEPVGHVLDRLLAMGNNSVWERRSCGAGVKGMRLYDWAAVAIALAEQQPADGYAHTLLIRRSISDPGEVEFFLAHARTATPLPELISVAGMRWKVEENNETGKDLLGLTEYQVRRWDGWHRHVTTVMLALAFLAVTHAHLDDEPADPAGKAHPLRERAH
- a CDS encoding NUDIX domain-containing protein gives rise to the protein MVSANAFKIAFWDDGGMSRPRIRVAAYIIRYRSAPELLVFDHVGMPEAGSQVPAGGVRPDESLEQAVLREVIEETGLTGLSIIGPIAVDNRPRADTGQPRRTTFFQLTAHPVLHR
- a CDS encoding carbon-nitrogen hydrolase family protein codes for the protein MLVRTAVAQIPISWNIPGNLREITRVVEACADDDLVVFPEGALSGYGADLAPLSLLDPAELDAAVTGLAEVAARTGVHVICGSLVPDAGQWWNASLVFTPQGERHTYRKINLAMNERGVLAAGSALPVYRLALPVGEVTVGTQLCREIRFPEQWQHLARCGAQMLVYLTNAANPTEPYGVWRSHLISRAAENQRWVLSANVADPVTHCPTMIISPRGEVVAETADGEPAVLRAAIDTSGVGDWYLGQRRHDVIDARYLGSV